In Microbulbifer agarilyticus, the DNA window TATTTCACCCTCTTTGCCGAAAGAAAACTGCCCGCTTTCCTCAAGGTCCAGTCGACGTGCACTGCCGCAATGCCCACTGATCCGGTCAAGCGCGGGGATCGCTTCCGCCCAGCGTGCCGGTGAACAGCCTGCAAACTTGCGCGCGTGAGTATCGGCCATCGTGAAGTGATTCCCTGGCCGGTCAAAATGCACGTCATTGGTGTGCAAGTGCACCAGGGCAACCGTCGGATTTTCTTCTGCAGACGGTAGGCGCGCAGAGTCCTGCGCGGGAGGCTGGTAACCGAGACTGTATTGGGAAACATTGCCTGGCAGTTCATCCCACGCAAGCAGGTTGTCCACTATCATTTGCTCAGAGCCAATATCGAAATTCAGCGGCTCCTGCGCTTCGCGAAATGCGCTGACAAAGAATTCCTTGACCTGCATTTTTCCGATGCGGAAGCAGGTCGGGCTGGTCCATTCAGGCCGATGGAGATAGCAGACCACGCTGTCGTGTACCGTGGCATTGGCCCACTCCAGGCGCCAGTTTTTCGGTCGCTTGGGCCCTTCATCGAGCCACCAGCCACCAATCTCCCACACGCGCCCATGTATTTTCCCGGGGTGGGACTCCAGATCCATATAGGCGCCGTGCAGGTCCATCTGCCGCACGCGAATTTTGCCGCGTAACAGAGCCCACCAACTGAGCCCGAGGGACATTTCACGAACACGAAAGCCGCGCTCAAATTCATTGCGCATTTCTACATTGCGCAGATGCGCGTGGAGCCGTGGCAGCGACACATTCACATATTCAATACGCGCTTCGAGTCCTCTCGCCTGTAGCCAGCGCTGCACCATACCGGGCACAAAAATCGAGACAAAAAGATTCAATACCGCCACAACCACGAGCAGAATCACCAGCGTCCACAGCAGTCGGGGTATACCGCTGCCAGCAGGCTGCCGAGCCGGTGATACGGGCGGTGAATTGGACGTTGGTTTGGCCATCAAATCTCAGCGCAAGAAAGGATTCAGCGCACTGCCCACCATTTATTGGGGAGTTCTGGTGAAGCGTTGCGGGCTCTATACATTAAAGACCAGAGAGGCACCTGTGGATGTCGCATCAGGCAACCGAAAAAGCATTTCTTGCCGCTTTATTTTCCCTGCGATAAGCCAAACACCGGTGTCGCAAAAATTCCGGCGGCAAATGCTTCGCGGCAAAGTCCACAAAACGTGCTATTCCACACACGCCCATTACACTGTTTATATTTCAATCAAATTGGCACAAATGGTTGCAGCGCGGCGCACATACACCGATGTGCGATTGAATACGCAAGCGGCAACAGGGACGCGTCAGACCTATGCAAAAGCAAACTCACTGTCAGGATCTGGTATTGATTGGCGGCGGCCACAGCCACCTGGTGCTTTTGCAACAATGGGCCAAGCAGCCACTCCCGGGGGTACGCCTGACACTGGTCTCACCACAAGTACAAAGTCCCTATTCCCCCATGGTGCCCGGTTTGATTGCCGGCCATTACAGCCACAGCGATATTCATATTGATCTGCCACGCTTGTGCCGCGCCGCCGGCGCGCGTTTTATTCACGCGTGCGCGCACAATGTCGACCCACTGGAAAACCGGGTGTCGCTGCTGGGCCGTCCAGACCTGGCATTCGATTTTCTATCGCTGGCGGTAGGTGCATCGCCATGCCACGACATCCCCGGTTCGGAACTTGCGGTACCCGTAAAGCCGATCGGACAGTTTTATCGCTACTGGGAGCAGCTCAAGCAACAAGTACAGCGCAAACACCAGCCTCTGAAGCTTGGTGTCATTGGTGGTGGTGCCGGGGGCAGCGAACTGGCGATGGCAATCGCCTCCGCCTTGGAAGAGCCGATATATAGCGGTCGTGTAGAGCTGCACCTGGTGCAGTCCGGCAAAAAAATTCCCGCCGACTTTCCTTTGCTGGCGCGGCGTCTGGCGGCACGGGAACTGTCCCGGCTAAAAGTTCAAGCGCATACCAATTGGCGAGTTACCGAAATCACCTCGCGGGGAATCTATAGCGATGAAGGACGCTTCATCGCACTCGACAAGGTCCTGTTGTGCACGGAATCTTCTGCGCCACCATGGTTGGCACAATCTGGCCTGGCCATCGATCAGCGCGGGTTTGTTCAGGTGGACGATTATCTGCGCTCCATCAGCCACCCACATATTTTTGCCGCGGGTGATGTGGCCGGCATTAGCTCACCGCAGCCCAAGTCCTCGCAGGTAGCGCAGCAACAGGGCCCGACGCTGTTCCACAATGTGCGCGCAGCACTACAAGATACCCCACTAAAAGCCTACCGATCGCGACCCCGCTTGCTGCAACGCCTGAGTTGTGGCGGCCAACAGGCGATCACTGCATACCGTGGCTTGGCGGCGGTGAGCGCGCTATTTTGGCACGCAAAAGACCGTGCCGATCGCCACTTCGTCGACCAGGTTAATCACTTGCCGCTATCGCGATTTGTGCGCGGTAGCCAAGCCTGCGCACAAATTGTCTCGGAAGATAATGCGCTCGGAGACGGCGCCTTGGGTGTCGACTTATTTGAGCAGGCACTGGCGAAACTTGTGCAACCCGAACCAAAAAAGGCAAGTGAAGAAAATACGATTAATAGCGCGCGCAGCATTGCATTGAATACTGCCACCAGCGCACTCGAATTACCGGATGACAAACTGCTGGTGCAACACGCCGAGCAACTGTCCGCCCCCGTGCAAGACCCGTGGTTATTCGGCCGCCTGGCAGCACAGCACAGTCTCTCGCACCTATTTGCGGCGCAGGCAGAACCCTTCTCTGCCCAGGCACTGGTCACACTCCCGACCCAACTACCCAATGCGTCGCCTGCGCTCGCCAGTCGTGATTTGCAATTGATACTCGACGGCGCAGCGCGGGAACTCAACCAGTATGACTGTGCACTGACCGGCGGGCAGCTGTTGGAAGGCCCTGTGGCGCAAATAGGGCTTACCCTAAACGGTAGTGGCGATCGCGGCTCTGTTGCTGCACAGAACGGTGTGTGCGCTGGTGACTGTCTGATTCTTACCAAACCGCTAGGTAACGGTGCGCTATTTGCGGCGCAGGCACAGGGCAAGGCGCATGCGCGCTGGTTACAGCAGGCACTGGATACCATGCTGCAAAGCAACCTGACCGCAGCCAATATTTTTGTGCGCAACGGCGTGCGTTCCATGACAAGCGTCCATCGCGCCGGTCTGCTCGGACAAATACTGGAGATGCTGCACTGGCACCCCCAACCTCTGGATGGGGTTGTAAAACCTGCAGAGGTCTCCACTCTCGGCATCAGCGTGCTTACCGATGCGCTGCCATTCTTGACCGGCGCCACATACTGCGCCGAGCACGCAGTGCTGTCCTATCTGCATCAACACAACGCGCGCAGTTACAAAGCCGTGCAAAATCCGGGGTTCTGGCAAGAAAAACCCCATCTACCCATGCTGGTGGATCCGCAAATCTGTGGTGGCCTACTGGGAGCGGTACCAGCCGAACATGCGGAGCAATGTATTTCTGCGCTGCATGCAGCGGGTTGGCGACACGCGGCGGTGATCGGCTTTGCCGACACATTGACCGAGAAAACGGATGCATATGCGCAAACAATCTCACAACCCATTTACCTGGCAAGTGGCGATGACTGGAAGAAGCTTGCGGCGCACCGTGCGACGGTAGCGCTGTAAATTATCAGCTAAGAAAGCGCGTGCGCACACTCACACACATGGGCACTAGACCAGTTATTTCCTTTCACTCGAGACCATTTCGCCTGTAACCATAAATTGATTGCCAAACGCATACCGTGCGGGGATACTGGCTTCCTCTCAGGTCAGATAGTTATTACGCATCTTCCCTATCTGCCCTTTTACCGGGGCGCCCCCGGTGCATTAAAAATATTATAAAACGGGTCACACAGAGCGCTTCGAAGAGCCAGAATTAATAAGCTCTACAGGAAACTCTGTTATGAAAAAAATCGTCATTATTGGCGGCGGCGCCGGGGGACTACAGCTAGCCACCAGTCTTGGACGCCACTTCTCTTCACGTCGTTTTGGTCGCCGCAACAAATCGCCTGCGGCACAAATAACGCTGGTCGATAAAAACCGCACCCATATCTGGAAGCCACTGCTACACCAGGTCGCCACTGGTGCACTGGATTCAAGCCTCGACGCTCTCAATTATCAGGTTCACGGTCGCGCCCATGGCTACCAGTTTGAACTGGGCAGCCTGAAAGCACTCGATCGCAAAAACAAAACAGTGGAGCTGGCGGAAGTACACAACGCCGATGGCGCGCCACTGGTGCCAGCCCGCAAACTCGACTACGACTATCTGGTGATCGCCCTCGGTAGCCAGAGTAATGATTTCCATACCCCCGGTGTGCGCAAACACTGCCAGTTTCTCGACAGTGCCGAGCAGGCACAGAAATTTCACAGCCGCCTGCTCGATCAATTCCTGCTACTCGACAGTCAGGTGGAGAAGTCCGTGCATATCGCCATCGTCGGCGGCGGCGCCACCGGTGTGGAGCTGGCGGCGGAACTGGTGGATTCGGTACAGGAAATGGGTCACTACAGCCGCATCAAGAATGGCGACCTCAAGGTAACCCTGATTGAGGCCGGCCCGCACCTGTTGCCGGCGCTACCACCGCGCCTGGGTAACAGTTCGGAAAAGGAACTCACCAAAATTGGGGTGCGGGTGCTCACCGGTACCCAGGTTGCGGAAGCGACGAGCTCTGGTTTTGTGACAAAAGACGGTGAGGAAATTCCCGCTGCCATGCGCGTATGGGCTGCCGGCGTAAAAGCGCCGGACTTCCTGCAGCAACTGGACGAGCTAAAGCTAAACCGACAAAACCAGATCGAGGTTGAAGCCACCCTGCGCAGTGTCACCGACCCGGCGATCTTTGCACTGGGTGACTGCGCCGGCTGTATAGACGGCCACGGTGTAAAGGTGCCACCGCGGGCCCAGTCCGCACAACAGATGTCAAAGACCCTCAGTGATAACCTGATCCGGTTGGTGGAAGCCGATACCACTGGCGATACCGACAGCGAAGAAGTAGCCCTGCAACCGTTTGTTTACAAAGATCGCGGGTCACTGGTTTCCCTCTCAAAGTTCGATGCCGTCGGCAACCTGATGGGAGGGCTGGTGAAGGGCAGCCTCACCATTGAAGGCCGTCTGGCGGGTGTTGCCTACCGCTCCCTGTATCGCATGCATCTAGCGGCAATACACGGCTGGCCCAAAGCCATGCTTTTGTACATTATCGGCCAAGCTAACCGATTCGTAAGCCCGCGACTCAAGATGCACTAGTCCGCCTCTTTGCTGATCTCGTCGCTGCCGGTACCATGGCAGAAATCTCATCAGGTACCGGCGGCACGCGCAGCAATGACCACTTCCCCACCGACTGCATCAACCTTCACCAGCTCAACACTGATTGCCCTGTCCCTCGCAGTAGTAACGGGCTCCGCCCATTCCACTGCCGAAGAGCAAACCACGGGGCTCGAGCAGGTTTCCGTGACCGCTGCGCGGACTCCACAGCCACTGCTTTCACAGCCGGCTTCCGTCAGTATCGTGAACGGAGAATCACTCGCCGCAATCAGCGCGGTACACCCCAGCCAGGCCCTGTCCTCGGTACCGGGAGTGAATATCAATCGCGGCAACGGCCAGGAAAGCCTGATCGGCCTGCGCTCCCCGGTACTCACCGGCGCCGGTAGCTGCGGTGCTTTTGCCATAACCCAGGACGGTATTCCGGTGCGCGGCACCGGCTTTTGCAACGTCAACCAGCTGTTTGATACCCACTTCGAACAGGCCGGCCGTATCGAGGTATTGCGCGGCCCGGGCACGGTACTGTATGGCTCCGACGCGCAACACGGGGTGATCAACGTGCTGAGCGCGGCCCCGGCGCAGGGTAGCGAGTCCTCAATTGGTATCGAAGGCGGCGCCAACGACTATCAGCGCCTGAAGCTGACACACAGCCAGGGCGATGAGCAGGGTGGTACGCGTATCGACTTTACCGGTGCCCGCGACGGCGGCTACAAGGACGACTCCGGCTTTGACCAGCAAAAACTGCAACTGCGCAATGACCGAGAGTGGCAGGACTGGTCTATCTCTGCACTGCTCAATCTGAGTAACCTCAATCAGGAAACCGCCGGCTACGTGGTGGGTAAAGATGCCTACAAAGACGACGCGCGCAAACGGGAGAACCCCAACCCGGAAGCCTTTCGCGACAGCCAAGCGGCACGGGCACAGGTAAAAATGCAGCGCACGCTGAATAATGGCGATGAGCTACAGATCACGCCTTACGCACGCTACACCGACATGGCATTCCTGATGCACTTCCTGCCCGGCACTCCACTGGAGGAAAATGGCCAGAAAGGGCTCGGAGTACAGACCTCGCTGCGCCAGCAGATTGATCCGGCGCTGACACTGACCAGTGGTGTGGATCTCGAGTACACCGCGGGCTGGCTCAAGCAGACTCAGGAAGGCGGCTTCTCGGTATTTCCCGCTGGCAAGCACTATGACTATTCGGTATCCGCCGCGGTCGCGGCAATTTTTTCCCAGGCTGACTGGCAACTGGACGAGCGCACCACCGGCAGTATCGGCGCGCGCGGCGAATACCTGCGCTACGACTACGACAATCACATGATTGGCGGGGACACCCAGGACAACGGCGATATCTGTATCAGTGGATTTACCGGCGCCATTGGCTGCCGCTATTCCCGTCCTGACGATCGCGAAGATGACTTTGCCAATCTGTCACTAAACGCCAGCCTGACCCGGCAGCTGAGCGATCAGTTCAGCGGTATATTGCGCCTGGCAAGCGGCTTCCGCGCGCCACAGGCGACAGAGTTATACCGTCTGCAGAACGGCCAGACCCGCGCCGACCTGGATTCCGAATCCATCGACAGCCTGGAAGCCGGCATCCGCCACGCCGGAGAGACGCTGCGCTACAGCCTTACCGGGTTTTACATGGAAAAGTCGGACGTGGTGTTCCAGTCATCTGACCGGCTCAACCTGAGCGATGGCGAGAGCCGCCACTATGGGCTGGAATACGAACTGGATTGGCGCTTCAGTGAAACCTGGCAGCTGGCGGCCAGCGGCACCTTGGCCCGCCACCAGTACACCAGTGACCTGAGCGCGCCGGGGTCGGGCCCCATCGCCAGCGACGGCAACGACATCGATACCGCACCGCGCGCCATGCACAGTCTCAACCTGGCATGGCAGCCGGCCGACGCCACACAGGTCGCGCTGCAGTGGCAATACACCGGCGGCTACTTTACCGATATTGGAAACGCCCATCGCTACGGTGGTCACCAGCTATTGCACCTGCGCGCGCGGCAGGCGCTGAGTGACATTACATCGATTGGCTTGCGCATCGAAAACCTGGCGGATGTGGATTATGCGGCGCGCGCCGACTACTCCAGCCTGGGCGGTGGTGACCGCTACTTTATCGGCGAGCCACGCAGTGTTTACGCCGACGTAAAATTCCGCTTCTAACTGGATCAATAATCGCGGTGAGCTTCAGGGCCTGATCACCACAGGCCCGCCGCGGTTAATACCCGGCGCCTTCCAGGTTTCTTCCCAGAACAGTTTCCACTGCATCGGCCAACTGAGCCCGCAGCGCACCTCACCCTCGGCAAAGCGATAATCGATACACGGCACGTTGATTGCCGGGTTGCCCACCTCGGTAAATTGCGGCTGCCGGTAGCGATAGTGGTCGATTAAATAGCGCAGGCCGTCGTCGATTTCCCGATAACGGAAACGCAGCCGTGTGGGCGTGTTGGTCACGCCAGTAAAGCCCTCGCCCTCGCGATACCAGTCCACCAGCTGCCCGCGGGCGCCGTAGATACGGGTGGTGGTCAGCAGGCTCTGCTGTTCATCATTGCCATTGAAGGTCGCAATTTCGGTTTCACGCAGCTGGCCACGGGTGTTGTACCGATAATTAGTGACCGTGGTCGCCTCAGGGAATCCGTTGTCATCGTTGTCCAGATTCATTTCCACGCGCAGCAACAGGTCATCGATGGAATAGCGATAGGTGAAGGTACGACGGGATTCCACCACACCGTCGGCATCCAGATCGAAGGCCCAGCTTTCCTCGCGCAACCGCCCGCTGGTTTCATACAGAAATTCATAGGTGTTGATGCGGTCCACCTGGCCGTCGTCGTTATCGTCGAAACGCACCGTCTCGCGCAGCAAGCGGGCGCCCACACCGTACACATAGAGCACCTGCCGGCGCCGGTCGATAACGCCGTCCGCGCGGAATTCCACACCGTCGTCTTCGGTCTCTAACACCTCGAAGGGCTGTCCGAGATCGTTATAAAAATATTCGTAGCGCACACGGCGCTGCACCAGGCCGTCGGCATTCCGGTCCGATTCCTCGAGCCGCAAGCGCAGTAAGCCGTCATCGTTGTAGAGACTCTCTATCGCGAAAATTGCGTCGACTACGCCACTGACCGTGAAGTCCTGCTCAAACACATACAGGTCGAGATTACTGCCCTCGTCGTAGGCAAACACAAAGCGGCGCTGTTCCTCCGGCAGCACACGTCCATCCTGCTCGAGGATTTCAATCAAAAAACCTTCGTCGTTGTAGAAGCGCTCGGAGGTATAAAAGAAATTCACAATACCGTTCTCTTCGAGATCGGTTTCGCGTAACACAAATATCGCGCGCCCCAGGTCGTCGTAGGCGTATTCCAGGCGTTCGCGCCAGCGATCCAGTTCATCCGGGAACAGCGAATAGCGGATATCCCGCGGCAGCCCCAAGTCGTTATACCGCCACAGGATGCGCTGTTCGATGATATCGTCATCATTGAAGTCGCGGGTTTCATCGAACGGCACCAGCGTCGGGATCAAGATACCCAGGGCGTCATAGAGATATAACAGCGGCGCATCCAGCGGCAGCTGGTAGCGAATCTCGAACTGGCTTTTGATCGCCGGCAATGAATCGAGACCGCGGCGGAATGGGAAGGCGTAGAGGTCGAAATCGAAATTGACGCTGTAGCCGCGCAGATCCGTATTCCAATCGGTCAGGTCAATACCATTACTCGGGTCCCGATCCCGATCGAGGATCAAAAAGAACAGCATCATATTGGAGGCCAGGTCCAGCGCATCCACACGCTGGTGATCCTCCAGTGCCGCCCGGAATTCCCACTCCTCAGTAAACGGTTTCGTACCAGCGAGATTAAACGGGCTCATTCTGGGGCGGGCAAGCGCCGAACCGAGATCGACATCACCGAGGGAAAAGCGAATGCGCTCTCCCTGCCGATAGCGGAATCGACCCTTATCGTCGGTCAGGCCGGAGAAGCTCGGTGTTTCATAAAACAGGCCTTTGATATCACCGACAAAGGTTCCGGTTTTTTCCTCACCAGTATTCGAGGCATTTGCGTTGGTCGTAGTGGGCGTATTGGTGGCGCCGGTCGTGGTGGCGCGCGGTGCTTCACCGGGACGAGGGGCATTGTTGTTGTCGTTGTCGGAACGACACCCGGCAACACAAATGCAAAGAACTAAGGGGATTCCCGCGAGTAAAAACCAGCGGCGAAAATCGACACCCGGTAAAGCGAGCCTGAATGGCACTGGGCACTCCTTGTCGAACTACAACTTAAAAACTCCGTTCGCACCTGAAAAAGTATTGCCGATATCCCCTGTCGCGGCCGCTCGCGCTACGCAGTAAGACACCTATTGACGCAAAATGGCCGATATCCTTTGAGCTCACGATGAGCGCGCCGCCGCTTGAAACGAATTTACGTCAGACCAGCGATAAAAAAAGCCCCCGGCAGCGGCAGCTGGCGGGGGCTTTTTTTATTAGGGCGTGTAATGGAAAGTTAGATCTTCCAGGACTGCACCTTTTCCAGTCCATGCTCGGCAACCCACTGGTTCAACTGTTTCGGGTTGCGTTTTTTCTTCTCAATGGTGGCGTTGGTGTAGGGGTTGCGATAGTGACCGGTTTCCAGCTTCGGTTCTGCCGGCTTGTTCGTCGCAGGTTTGCGACCCGCGCGGCGCGGCGCGTCACCATCGCGCTTGAGGGAGCGGGCAACGCGTGCTTTCAGGGAGCGCACGTAGTCCGGAGCGTCTTCATTGTTGAGTTGGGCGACCAGCCAATCCACGATCATTTCGCCGCGCGCCGGGAAGAAGTCTTCTTCTTCCATATTGTATTCGGCAGCCAGGTTTACCAGCGCCTTATCAAAGGCGATGACGCCCTGTTTTTTGCGTTCGGCCTGAGCCATCTGCTCTTGCAGTTCCTCAATTTTGGCCTGGTGTGCAGCGATTTGTTGTTCGATCTGATCGTAATCTTGAAACATATATATAGAGCCTCGATATATATTGCGCGTAAACGCCTAAATAGCGTGTTTTATTTTGTACTGGTGTGCGGCAAGCCGCTTCGATTTGAAACATCAAATAACAAAGAGTACGAAATAACGGGATGATCCCCATATCCTTCGGTTGTATATTTCCCATTAACGCGGCGACATACCCTGCATGTGCAAATATCCAATCTTTGCATATACGCAAGGCTCACCAAATTGCAGTTGGTGTGTCACAGGTGTCACGGAGTTTCGGCGGTTTGGTCCAGCAAATACTGACAGCCAGACCCTCTCGAAATAGCGGCGATTAACCCAAACGAATTAGCACCCGAAAAGAATAACCGACTTGTGTCCAATTATTTACTTTGCCGGATTAAAATAACTAATCAGGTAAATAGCATTACTAAATCGCAAACCCGAACAACACAAAAGTAATACCGTTTTCTGATATTTCAAGCGTGCTTAGGAAATTATTCCCCCGCTGACTCTTCGTTAATGGCACCGTAAACAACCGACGGCACCTCAGCGAGGGCTGCGCATAATACTGCTTTGATATTCAATAGCCAACCATCGCCCGCTTATTTCGAAATCCTTTTTATATTCGTCGATATGATTATTGGAATATTAGCCAGAAGTCGCTAAACACTTCGCCCCCGCAATTGTCTCCAGACTGCCAAACCACTGTTCTATTCTTTTGCTGAGGATGAGGACTATCGTCACCAGGGGATCGAACACATGCGAAAAATACGGGATATCCACCATATGCCAACACTTGCGGCACTGATGACGCCCTTCCCCTATCACATCGATATCGACTCCCCCATCGAGGCAGCCGAGTCGCTGATGGAGGAACACCAGGTACATCACCTGCCGGTAACCCGCGATGGCGACCTGGAAACGATTATCTCCCGGGGCGATATTGACCGAGTCCAGTCGCCCGGTCACCGACTGGAAGAACAGCAACTCTATGTGCGCGACCTGTGCGCCCGCCGCCCGTATATCGCCGACATCCACGACCCGCTCGACAAAATTCTACTGGCCATGGCGGATACCGGTATCGGCTCGGTACTGGTGATGAAAGAAGGGGAACTGGCGGGCATTGTAACGGTGACCGATGCCCTGCGTTTCTGCAGTGAATACCTGGCGGACCTGACACAAAAGCCCGGTGACGACATCGCCTGAGTCATTTTTTATGTGGCTGCCTACAGCGGCCACACCCACAACAGAGTGGGCACCGCCACTAACAGCACCAGAATTTCCAGCGGCAAACCCATTGGCCAATAATCGCCAAACTTAAAACCACCTGGACTCAGAATCAGCGTATTGTTCTGATGCCCCACCGGGGTCAGGAACGCACACGATGCGCCTATCGCCACGGCCATCAAGAAACTGTCTGGGTTTACGTGCAGCTGCTCCGCCACACTGAGTGCGATGGCGCACATCACCGCTGCGGTAGCGGCATTGTTCATAAAGTCCGACAAGGTCATGGTGACCACCAGAATCAGCACCAGCGCATACAGCGGATTCTCCTGCGCCAGATTTTCCAGCATGGTTTTCGCCACCACATCCGCAGCGCCGGTGGTATCCATGACCTGCGCCACAGCAATTAACGCGCCAAGCAACACCACCACCGATCCATCCACCGCCTCGTAGGCATTGCGCAATGGCACCACTTTCAACGCCATAAATGCCAGCACACAGGTGGCAAAAGAAATGGCTGCGGGCATCAAGCCAAAGGCAGCGCCCGCCACCGCCAGCGCCATCGCCACCAGCGCCACATAGGCTTTTTCTTTGTTAGGCATACTGATGTCGCGTTGTGCGAGCGGTACACAGCGCTGCTCGTTGGCGAAGCGCGCCAGGTTTTCTTCACTGCCCATCATCAGCAGTGTGTCGCCGCTCATCAGTGGTGTGGAGCGTAGGCGTTTTACCGAGCGGCGCCCCTGACGAGACAGGGCCAGCAGGTTGGTTTCATAGCGACCGGCGAGGCGTAAATGTTCAGCACTGCGACCGATCAAATAGGAATCCGGCAGCACCACCAGCTCGCGCATTACCAGGTCATCCTGCTCTTTAGCGCGCTTATCGTCGCTGTCTTTCTTGGTTTCCTTCTTGCCTTCCTTGCCGTGCTCAGTCTCCTGCTCGCCTTCCGGTGTGTCACTGATTTCACCAGTATGGGTGTGCGTACCAGCACCATTAGACAATTCTGGTGCAGTGGAAACCGTGGCCTTGGCGGCCACATCCGATTGCGGGTCTGCACTCAAACTGAGGCCCAGACTGGAAAGCACGGAAGACAGCGACCCCGGCTCCGCTTCGATCAATAGCAGGTCGCCCGCACGCACCCTGAGGCCGGGCATGGCAGTGGATACCCGCGCATTGTTGTGCACCAGGCCAATCACCTGGGCATCGTCATCGCCAATCATTTTTACCAGCTCGGCGAGGGACTTACCGATGGCAGCACTCTTGTCCCCTACCAGCGCTTCGGTGAGGTAGGTGCCGGTATCGAAGGTACTTGCGCCCGCCTGGGTACGCGCCGGTACCAGCCGCCAACCGATCAGCGCAACGAACACAATACCCACCAGCGCCACCACCACCCCCACCGGGGTG includes these proteins:
- a CDS encoding SLC13 family permease — translated: MALDQITILGIIVVTIGLFIWGRWRHDMVALASLLACVFTGLIEPEDAFAGFGHPAVVTVACVLILSRGLQSTGAMDALAQKVVPKRGGITMAIAALTALGAAMSGFMNNVGAMALLMPVATDLAVRHQLPPGKVLMPLSFGTILGGMTTLIGTPPNLIVSGFRANTGAGGYGMFDFTPVGVVVALVGIVFVALIGWRLVPARTQAGASTFDTGTYLTEALVGDKSAAIGKSLAELVKMIGDDDAQVIGLVHNNARVSTAMPGLRVRAGDLLLIEAEPGSLSSVLSSLGLSLSADPQSDVAAKATVSTAPELSNGAGTHTHTGEISDTPEGEQETEHGKEGKKETKKDSDDKRAKEQDDLVMRELVVLPDSYLIGRSAEHLRLAGRYETNLLALSRQGRRSVKRLRSTPLMSGDTLLMMGSEENLARFANEQRCVPLAQRDISMPNKEKAYVALVAMALAVAGAAFGLMPAAISFATCVLAFMALKVVPLRNAYEAVDGSVVVLLGALIAVAQVMDTTGAADVVAKTMLENLAQENPLYALVLILVVTMTLSDFMNNAATAAVMCAIALSVAEQLHVNPDSFLMAVAIGASCAFLTPVGHQNNTLILSPGGFKFGDYWPMGLPLEILVLLVAVPTLLWVWPL
- a CDS encoding CBS domain-containing protein translates to MRKIRDIHHMPTLAALMTPFPYHIDIDSPIEAAESLMEEHQVHHLPVTRDGDLETIISRGDIDRVQSPGHRLEEQQLYVRDLCARRPYIADIHDPLDKILLAMADTGIGSVLVMKEGELAGIVTVTDALRFCSEYLADLTQKPGDDIA
- a CDS encoding TonB-dependent receptor, with protein sequence MTTSPPTASTFTSSTLIALSLAVVTGSAHSTAEEQTTGLEQVSVTAARTPQPLLSQPASVSIVNGESLAAISAVHPSQALSSVPGVNINRGNGQESLIGLRSPVLTGAGSCGAFAITQDGIPVRGTGFCNVNQLFDTHFEQAGRIEVLRGPGTVLYGSDAQHGVINVLSAAPAQGSESSIGIEGGANDYQRLKLTHSQGDEQGGTRIDFTGARDGGYKDDSGFDQQKLQLRNDREWQDWSISALLNLSNLNQETAGYVVGKDAYKDDARKRENPNPEAFRDSQAARAQVKMQRTLNNGDELQITPYARYTDMAFLMHFLPGTPLEENGQKGLGVQTSLRQQIDPALTLTSGVDLEYTAGWLKQTQEGGFSVFPAGKHYDYSVSAAVAAIFSQADWQLDERTTGSIGARGEYLRYDYDNHMIGGDTQDNGDICISGFTGAIGCRYSRPDDREDDFANLSLNASLTRQLSDQFSGILRLASGFRAPQATELYRLQNGQTRADLDSESIDSLEAGIRHAGETLRYSLTGFYMEKSDVVFQSSDRLNLSDGESRHYGLEYELDWRFSETWQLAASGTLARHQYTSDLSAPGSGPIASDGNDIDTAPRAMHSLNLAWQPADATQVALQWQYTGGYFTDIGNAHRYGGHQLLHLRARQALSDITSIGLRIENLADVDYAARADYSSLGGGDRYFIGEPRSVYADVKFRF
- a CDS encoding NAD(P)/FAD-dependent oxidoreductase — translated: MKKIVIIGGGAGGLQLATSLGRHFSSRRFGRRNKSPAAQITLVDKNRTHIWKPLLHQVATGALDSSLDALNYQVHGRAHGYQFELGSLKALDRKNKTVELAEVHNADGAPLVPARKLDYDYLVIALGSQSNDFHTPGVRKHCQFLDSAEQAQKFHSRLLDQFLLLDSQVEKSVHIAIVGGGATGVELAAELVDSVQEMGHYSRIKNGDLKVTLIEAGPHLLPALPPRLGNSSEKELTKIGVRVLTGTQVAEATSSGFVTKDGEEIPAAMRVWAAGVKAPDFLQQLDELKLNRQNQIEVEATLRSVTDPAIFALGDCAGCIDGHGVKVPPRAQSAQQMSKTLSDNLIRLVEADTTGDTDSEEVALQPFVYKDRGSLVSLSKFDAVGNLMGGLVKGSLTIEGRLAGVAYRSLYRMHLAAIHGWPKAMLLYIIGQANRFVSPRLKMH
- the selD gene encoding selenide, water dikinase SelD codes for the protein MQKQTHCQDLVLIGGGHSHLVLLQQWAKQPLPGVRLTLVSPQVQSPYSPMVPGLIAGHYSHSDIHIDLPRLCRAAGARFIHACAHNVDPLENRVSLLGRPDLAFDFLSLAVGASPCHDIPGSELAVPVKPIGQFYRYWEQLKQQVQRKHQPLKLGVIGGGAGGSELAMAIASALEEPIYSGRVELHLVQSGKKIPADFPLLARRLAARELSRLKVQAHTNWRVTEITSRGIYSDEGRFIALDKVLLCTESSAPPWLAQSGLAIDQRGFVQVDDYLRSISHPHIFAAGDVAGISSPQPKSSQVAQQQGPTLFHNVRAALQDTPLKAYRSRPRLLQRLSCGGQQAITAYRGLAAVSALFWHAKDRADRHFVDQVNHLPLSRFVRGSQACAQIVSEDNALGDGALGVDLFEQALAKLVQPEPKKASEENTINSARSIALNTATSALELPDDKLLVQHAEQLSAPVQDPWLFGRLAAQHSLSHLFAAQAEPFSAQALVTLPTQLPNASPALASRDLQLILDGAARELNQYDCALTGGQLLEGPVAQIGLTLNGSGDRGSVAAQNGVCAGDCLILTKPLGNGALFAAQAQGKAHARWLQQALDTMLQSNLTAANIFVRNGVRSMTSVHRAGLLGQILEMLHWHPQPLDGVVKPAEVSTLGISVLTDALPFLTGATYCAEHAVLSYLHQHNARSYKAVQNPGFWQEKPHLPMLVDPQICGGLLGAVPAEHAEQCISALHAAGWRHAAVIGFADTLTEKTDAYAQTISQPIYLASGDDWKKLAAHRATVAL